One window from the genome of Pieris napi chromosome 12, ilPieNapi1.2, whole genome shotgun sequence encodes:
- the LOC125054761 gene encoding pre-piRNA 3'-exonuclease trimmer-like produces the protein MEITNTNFCEELENISKNLKQSCFVGFDAEFTAILSSETFKHRLFDTSEDRYNLMKNEVSKMIMTQVGLTMFLYDRDLDTYKAVGYTFHLCPQVFGDIDQSFIFQASTLRFLCKHNFDFNKFTYNGLPYLSKAEEAKVRQQLKDEQLFNNLTRSLEMDDEKKLQCYCSEVSKWLASSDEGTMYLDVQDPVLRYIVHNELRLRFDGILTTDSLGNSNKVLIYRDKYVEGATSAPMQILEGNLMSHLLGFSQIIDLLITHRKPLIGHNIYLDTILLHNQFIGPLPNKYSMFKKNINDAFPLIFDTKHISYHMGKWLTFDEVWRTNGLQDLYEFFAEGKCKKLEQGVNLIRLKTPFNVEQSFHEAGWDSYCSGYCFIRLGHWAACELRGHYRPVGPTEILSALGPHANKVNVIRGAVPYMNLVGSDPPKHRPMLLHIKSIKDRVINVSKVASSLAAYGSVDVKLCDARAALVATNSQYTLDRILRQFKNNTDYKVTRYNPIRHSKAGRMALWSGAILTTGIFVYLLHKNVNKLYEYK, from the exons aTGGAAATAACAAATACTAATTTCTGCGAGGAATTAGAAAACATTTCGAAAAACCTAAAGCAGTCTTGTTTTGTTGGATTTGATGCAGAATTTACAGCTATTTTATCGAGTGAAACATTTAAACACAG acTGTTTGATACAAGTGAAGATAGATATAATCTAATGAAAAATGAAGTAAGCAAAATGATAATGACACAAGTAGGTCTTACAATGTTCCTGTATGATAGAGATTTAGATACTTATAAGGCTGTTGGATACACTTTCCACTTGTGTCCTCAAGTATTTGGAGATATAGACCAGTCATTCATATTTCAAGCATCAACCTTGCGATTTCTCTGTAAACAcaactttgattttaataag TTTACATACAATGGACTTCCTTATTTAAGTAAAGCTGAGGAAGCTAAGGTTAGACAGCAATTAAAGGATGAACAACTGTTTAACAACTTAACAAGATCTTTGGAAATGGATGATGAGAAAAAATTACAGTGTTACTGCTCTGAAGTTTCTAA gTGGTTGGCAAGTAGTGATGAAGGTACTATGTATTTAGATGTTCAGGATCCAGTACTTAGGTACATTGTTCACAACGAGCTTAGGTTGCGCTTTGATGGTATCCTCACTACCGATAGCTTAGGTAATAGCAATAAG GTTTTAATATACAGAGATAAATATGTAGAGGGAGCCACTAGTGCACCAATGCAGATACTAGAAGGCAATCTTATGAGTCATCTCCTGGGATTTTCACAGATAATAGACTTACTTATCACCCATAGAAAACCCTTGATAGGCCATAACATATACTTAGATACAATTTTACTTCATAACCAGTTCATTGGTCCCCTCCCAAATAAATATTCCATGTTTAAGAAGAATATTAATGATGCATTTCCATTGATTTTTGATACAAAGCATATTTCATATCATATGGGGAAATGGCTAACCTTTGACGAAGTATGGAGGACCAATGGACTTCAAGA TTTATATGAATTCTTTGCTGAGGGAAAATGTAAGAAGTTGGAACAAGGAGTGAATTTAATTAGATTGAAGACGCCATTTAATGTTGAGCAAAGCTTTCACGAAGCTGGCTGGGATTCCTACTGCTctg gttattgttttataagacTTGGACATTGGGCGGCGTGTGAGCTCAGGGGCCATTATAGGCCTGTAGGGCCAACCGAGATATTGTCAGCCCTAGGTCCACATGCCAATAAGGTCAATGTCATTCGAGGCGCTGTACCATATATG AATCTCGTTGGTTCAGACCCACCGAAACACCGGCCGATGCTTCTCcatataaaatctattaagGACCGCGTCATAAATGTCAGTAAG GTGGCGTCATCGCTGGCGGCCTACGGCTCTGTAGACGTAAAACTGTGTGACGCGCGCGCCGCGCTCGTAGCGACAAACTCGCAGTATAC ctTGGATAGAATTCTGAGACAATTCAAGAATAATACAGACTATAAAGTGACCCGCTACAATCCAATTAGACACTCGAAGGCCGGACGAATGGCTCTATG GAGCGGTGCCATATTGACTACCggtatttttgtataccttctacacaaaaatgttaataaattatatgaatataaataa